The following proteins are co-located in the Desulfatitalea tepidiphila genome:
- a CDS encoding ABC transporter ATP-binding protein, whose product MKDIGSQPMADNEAQCPSPVLRVLALSKRYRRAHLNALTDLDLTVAAGEIFGFLGPNGAGKTTAISVMSTLLRPTAGHVEICGLDAFRHTARVRRLIGVVPQDLALFDTLTADENLNYFGRLYGLKGARLEDAVRWALDVTGLADRRRDAVGTFSGGMKRRINLAAGILHRPKLLFLDEPTVGIDAQSRNKIMENLLWLKDQGITMIYTTHYMEEVQRLCTRLAIIDQGVVVVQEQTARLMRQHPDCRDLGELFLKLTGRQLRD is encoded by the coding sequence GTGAAAGATATAGGTTCCCAACCCATGGCCGACAACGAAGCGCAATGTCCATCGCCGGTACTTCGTGTTCTTGCATTGAGCAAACGGTATCGCAGGGCGCACCTGAACGCTCTCACCGATTTGGATTTGACGGTCGCGGCCGGTGAAATCTTCGGATTTCTCGGCCCCAATGGCGCCGGAAAAACAACGGCCATTTCGGTGATGAGCACCTTGTTGCGACCCACGGCAGGGCATGTCGAGATCTGCGGCTTGGATGCCTTTCGCCACACGGCCCGGGTGCGCCGGTTGATCGGCGTGGTGCCCCAGGACCTGGCCCTGTTCGATACGCTCACAGCGGATGAGAATCTGAACTATTTCGGCCGGCTTTACGGTCTCAAGGGGGCCCGACTCGAAGATGCGGTTCGATGGGCCCTCGATGTGACCGGCCTGGCCGATCGGCGGCGTGATGCGGTCGGCACGTTTTCCGGCGGCATGAAGCGCCGCATCAATCTGGCGGCCGGCATTTTGCACCGACCCAAGCTGCTCTTTCTTGACGAACCCACGGTGGGCATCGATGCCCAGTCGCGCAACAAGATCATGGAAAATCTGCTCTGGCTCAAAGACCAGGGCATCACCATGATCTATACGACCCACTACATGGAGGAGGTGCAGCGGTTGTGTACCCGCCTGGCCATCATCGATCAAGGTGTGGTTGTCGTCCAGGAGCAGACTGCCAGGTTGATGCGCCAGCATCCGGATTGCCGGGATCTCGGCGAGCTGTTTTTAAAGCTGACCGGGCGGCAGCTGCGGGACTGA